CTTGTCAGTGTCCACATCTATGGCCCTCCAGAAGTAGCCCTCGACGAGGCCCTCCTCTAGGGCCTCGGATAGCGAGTGCACCCTCACCCCCGGCGCGGCAGGCCTAACCTCCACGGGCCTCTCATCCACCTGAACGTAGGAGGCCTGGGATGGATCGATCCCAAGCCTGGAGAGGGATTGCAGGTCCTCCGCTCCCCTTCTTCCCCTCGGCAGCGGGAAGTCCTCAATCCTCAGGTCGGGGCCGTGGGGGGCCGGCTTGCTCAGGGCCGCTTCAGCCCTCCTCCTTATCTCCTCCAGCATCAATCAGACCACCTTCAGGCACCTGAGGCAACCCTCGAAACCGTACCTCTCCACGTCCTCTATCAGGTCCCTTGGATTGCCGAAGCACGAGATCCTGCCGTCAAGCATTATGTAAGCCCTGTTAGCTGACCTGACGTAGCTCAGTATCTTGCCGGCGTGCGTCACTATGATGGCTGCCCTCCTCTCCCTGGCCCTTCCATCAGGGGCCTCCACGAGCTCACTTATGACCCTCCCCAGCAGGGGGAGGCTCTCCAGGTCAACCCCCGAGTCGGGCTCGTCGAGCAGCGCCAGCCTAGGAGACTGGGCGGCCAGCAGCAGGAGCTCAACCCTCTTCATCTCACCCCCGCTGAACCCCCTGT
The genomic region above belongs to Candidatus Korarchaeota archaeon NZ13-K and contains:
- a CDS encoding ABC transporter ATP-binding protein, giving the protein VDLEVGEGEVVALLGPNGSGKSTLLHTIMGRPGYEVVSGRILFNGIDVTGMRPDERARLGMGFLMQLPPAMRGVRLRDLLKRLSGIYGVDMDRLRRLAEELRVSNLLDRDLHRGFSGGEMKRVELLLLAAQSPRLALLDEPDSGVDLESLPLLGRVISELVEAPDGRARERRAAIIVTHAGKILSYVRSANRAYIMLDGRISCFGNPRDLIEDVERYGFEGCLRCLKVV